The following proteins are encoded in a genomic region of Oncorhynchus kisutch isolate 150728-3 linkage group LG18, Okis_V2, whole genome shotgun sequence:
- the LOC109909553 gene encoding P2Y purinoceptor 3, protein MSISSLEVFSTEPFLNGTFTAEGSSSGPYTEPHSEDNLIALGDNNVTGSDCTYKEDFKRFLLPAIYSVVFLIGLPLNGVVILKIWRSRPNLTRSNVYMLNLATADFLYVMSLPLLIYNYASHDYWPFGELACKLVRFQFYSNLHGSILFLTCISFQRYVGICHPMAGWHKQGGRRLAWVVCGGVWLVVAALCAPTFHYASTGTQRNRTVCYDLSPPEHSADYYPYGMTLTCLGFLLPFMGIVACYCRMGHLLCRPPSYQGVNMAASREKRDKAVKMIIIVVTVFAVSFLPFHLTKTMYLLVRTLSDAPCATRNLFSVIYKCTRPFASMNSVLDPILFYFTQPRFRRSTRILVTKITTLRDREPRCEKVKNQEPLII, encoded by the exons ATGTCAATATCCTCTCTAGAAGTGTTCTCTACGGAACCGTTCCTAAATGGAACATTCACAGCAGAAGGTTCCTCCTCTGGACCATACACAGAACCCCACTCGGAGGATAACCTCATCGCCTTGGGCGACAACAATGTCACAGGGTCAGACTGCACCTATAAGGAGGATTTTAAGCGCTTCCTACTTCCTGCCATCTACAGTGTGGTCTTCCTGATTGGTCTGCCTCTGAATGGAGTGGTCATCCTGAAGATCTGGAGGTCACGACCCAACCTGACCCGGAGCAACGTCTACATGCTCAACCTGGCCACGGCTGACTTCCTGTATGTGATGTCACTACCTCTGCTCATCTACAACTACGCCAGTCATGACTACTGGCCCTTTGGAGAGCTGGCCTGCAAACTGGTCCGCTTTCAGTTCTACAG TAACCTGCATGGCAGTATCCTATTCCTGACCTGTATCAGCTTCCAGCGCTACGTGGGCATCTGCCACCCTATGGCCGGCTGGCACAAGCAGGGGGGTCGCAGGCTGGCATGGGTGGTCTGTGGGGGAGTGTGGCTGGTGGTCGCCGCCCTCTGTGCCCCCACGTTCCACTACGCCTCCACAGGAACACAACGCAACCGCACCGTCTGTTACGACCTGAGTCCACCGGAGCACTCGGCTGACTACTACCCCTATGGGATGACTCTGACCTGCCTGGGCTTCCTGTTGCCTTTTATGGGCATCGTGGCGTGCTACTGTCGCATGGGTCACCTCCTCTGCCGCCCACCGTCCTATCAGGGTGTTAACATGGCCGCCTCAAGGGAGAAACGGGACAAGGCGGTGAAGATGATAATCATTGTGGTGACGGTGTTCGCTGTGAGCTTCCTGCCGTTCCACCTTACTAAAACCATGTACCTGTTGGTACGAACCTTATCAGATGCTCCGTGTGCGACACGGAACCTGTTCTCAGTGATCTACAAGTGCACCAGGCCGTTCGCCAGCATGAACAGCGTTCTAGATCCTATACTGTTCTATTTCACACAGCCGCGGTTCCGTAGGAGCACCAGAATACTGGTCACCAAGATCACCACTCTCAGAGACAGGGAACCAAGATGTGAGAAAGTGAAAAACCAAGAACCCTTGATTATTTAG